From Scytonema millei VB511283, the proteins below share one genomic window:
- a CDS encoding LysR family transcriptional regulator produces the protein MHRLQDLEVFVQVVKSGNFAKAAAELQLNPSAISRRISHLEDHLGVRLFHRTTRNLSLTEVGDRYLKRCLSILAELEEAEREAKQHSEAPQGTLHVSCSTLFAHQCILTLLPQFLEQYPQVKIELILTDDIADLVDEGIDVAIRIGELANSALMTRKLVCDRRIICASPQYLDLYGTPMSPDDLAHHNCLSLNVRKTTLNQWRFRDASGLREIDVRGNFAVNSGEALYKAVIAGLGIGRVTEFLSSQDLSSGRLVRLLTDYEDENEVGIYTVFPTNRYLLPKVQCFVEFLVNSFA, from the coding sequence ATGCATCGCCTCCAAGATCTAGAAGTTTTCGTGCAAGTTGTAAAAAGCGGTAACTTTGCCAAAGCTGCGGCAGAATTGCAACTTAATCCTTCAGCAATTAGTCGCCGCATTAGCCATCTCGAAGACCATTTAGGCGTGCGGTTATTTCATCGCACTACCCGAAACCTCAGCTTAACAGAAGTAGGCGATCGCTATCTCAAGCGCTGTTTGAGCATTTTGGCAGAACTTGAGGAAGCAGAACGCGAAGCTAAGCAACATAGCGAAGCACCCCAAGGAACCCTGCACGTCAGTTGTTCTACTTTATTTGCGCATCAATGTATTCTCACCCTTCTGCCTCAATTTCTGGAACAATACCCCCAGGTAAAGATCGAACTGATTTTGACTGATGATATCGCCGATCTTGTGGACGAAGGAATTGACGTAGCAATTCGGATTGGCGAGTTAGCTAATTCTGCTTTAATGACTAGAAAACTGGTATGCGATCGCCGGATTATCTGCGCTTCACCGCAATATCTCGATCTCTATGGTACGCCAATGAGTCCTGACGATCTCGCCCATCATAATTGTCTCAGCTTAAACGTTCGGAAAACCACCCTGAACCAGTGGCGGTTTCGAGATGCATCTGGGTTGAGAGAAATCGACGTGCGAGGAAATTTTGCCGTTAACAGTGGTGAAGCACTTTACAAAGCTGTCATAGCAGGATTGGGGATCGGTCGCGTGACTGAATTTCTCTCTAGTCAAGATTTATCATCGGGTCGGTTGGTACGTTTACTTACCGACTATGAAGATGAGAATGAAGTGGGAATTTATACTGTATTTCCCACGAACCGTTATTTGTTACCTAAGGTTCAATGTTTTGTGGAATTTCTCGTCAACAGTTTTGCTTAG
- a CDS encoding aldo/keto reductase: MTRNMHSADSHPAIPRRTAIKIMGLGAVTTALTPLVFHGGQAKSQTKPNSKQSSQLITKEIPRTQERIPAIGLGTFMAFDVKPERSRDNLQQVMRCFWDAGGRIIDVSPLYGLSEVNIGEFAQKFGMTDDLFIANKIWATGEFLGDRSQAQRQLEQSMQRLSRDRLDVMQVHSLVNVDVIVPLLRAWKQEGRIRYLGITHHEPVYFAAMERWIENGDLDFVQVRYSIAQRAAQERILPAAAERGTAVLANMPFEKARLFELVRGRPLPDFAREIDCENWAQFFLKYAISHPAVTCAIPATTNPNHVAENMGAMRGELPDRAMRDRMVKHMESIPGFDKLTQTPWYPGKQFAGLVRLPNPRPIG; the protein is encoded by the coding sequence ATGACACGAAATATGCATTCAGCTGATTCTCATCCAGCAATTCCCCGTCGCACGGCAATTAAAATCATGGGACTTGGTGCTGTAACCACTGCCCTCACACCTTTAGTTTTTCATGGTGGACAAGCCAAAAGTCAAACGAAACCTAACTCAAAACAGTCCTCGCAACTGATTACCAAAGAGATCCCGCGCACGCAAGAGAGAATCCCCGCGATCGGCTTGGGAACCTTCATGGCGTTTGATGTCAAGCCAGAGCGATCGCGCGATAATCTTCAGCAAGTTATGCGCTGCTTTTGGGATGCAGGTGGACGTATAATCGATGTCTCACCACTCTACGGTCTGTCAGAGGTGAATATAGGTGAATTTGCTCAGAAGTTTGGCATGACCGACGATCTATTCATTGCGAATAAAATCTGGGCAACTGGCGAATTTTTGGGCGATCGCTCTCAAGCGCAGCGACAATTAGAGCAATCGATGCAACGATTGTCTCGCGATCGCCTCGATGTCATGCAGGTTCACAGCCTCGTGAATGTTGATGTCATCGTCCCTTTGCTACGGGCATGGAAGCAAGAAGGCAGAATCCGCTACTTGGGAATTACCCATCACGAACCAGTGTATTTTGCCGCAATGGAACGATGGATCGAGAATGGCGATTTAGACTTCGTGCAAGTCCGTTACTCGATCGCTCAACGTGCAGCGCAAGAGAGGATTCTACCAGCAGCAGCAGAGCGAGGAACGGCAGTTTTAGCCAATATGCCGTTTGAAAAGGCGCGTCTATTTGAATTGGTTAGAGGGCGACCCTTGCCCGATTTCGCCCGCGAGATTGACTGTGAGAATTGGGCGCAATTTTTCCTCAAGTATGCGATTTCTCATCCTGCTGTCACTTGTGCAATTCCGGCAACGACAAACCCAAATCATGTTGCCGAGAATATGGGGGCAATGCGAGGAGAACTACCCGATCGAGCAATGCGCGATCGCATGGTGAAGCACATGGAGAGCATTCCTGGTTTTGACAAACTGACTCAAACCCCTTGGTATCCAGGTAAGCAGTTTGCTGGATTGGTACGCCTGCCAAATCCACGTCCAATTGGATAA
- the metH gene encoding methionine synthase, which translates to MNSLFLSRLHSPERPVIVFDGAMGTNLQSQNLTAEDFGGSQYEGCNEYLVHTNPEAVAKVHRDFFAAGADVVETDTFGGTSIVLAEYDLADKAYYLNKTAAELAKRVAAEFSTPEKPRFVAGSMGPGTKLPTLGHIDFDTMKTAYVEQAEALYDGGVDLFIVETCQDVLQIKAALNAIEEVFAKKGERRPLMVSVTMESMGTMLVGTEINAALTILEPYKIDILGLNCATGPDLMKPHIKYLSEHSPFIVSCIPNAGLPENVGGQAHYRLTPTELRMHLMHFVEDLGVQVIGGCCGTRPAHIQQLAEIAKELKPGVRNPQLEPAAASIYSTQPYEQDNSFLIVGERLNASGSKKCRDLLNAEDWDGLVSMARAQVKEGAHVLDVNVDYVGRDGERDMHELVSRLVNNVTLPLMLDSTEWQKMEAGLKVAGGKCILNSTNYEDGEERFLKVLELAKRYGAGVVIGTIDEDGMARTADKKFEIAQRAYRQAVEYGIPAREIFFDTLCLPISTGIEEDRKNGKATIEAVRRIRQELPGCHIMLGVSNVSFGLNPAARIVLNSMFLHEAMQVGMDGAIVSASKILPLAKIEEKHQEICRQLIYDDRKFEGDVCVYDPLTELTTLFEGVTTKRDKGVDENLPIEERLKRHIIDGERIGLEQALAEAMKQYPPLDIINVYLLDGMKVVGELFGSGQMQLPFVLQSAETMKAAVAYLEPHMEKSEGGNSAKGTFIIATVKGDVHDIGKNLVDIILSNNGYKVINLGIKQPVENIINAYEQHKADCIAMSGLLVKSTAFMKENLATFNEKGITVPVILGGAALTPKFVYEDCQNTYKGKVVYGKDAFSDLHFMDKLMPAKATSQWDDLKGFLGESADAEVNGNGHKEPAMESPVRAHSSAPVPTEIDTKRSEAVAVDIERPTPPFWGTKLLQPQDIPWNEIFWHLDLQALIAGQWQFRKPKEQSKEEYQAFLNEKVYPILEDWKQKIVAENLLHPQVIYGYFPCQSEGNTLCVYDPQNHSQQVTTFEFPRQKSLRRLCIADFFAPKESGIIDVFPMQAVTVGHIATEYAQKLFAANQYTDYLYFHGLAVQLAEALAEWTHARIRRELGFEAEEPDNIRDMLAQRYRGSRYSFGYPACPNIQDQYKQLDLLDTKRIDLYMDESEQLYPEQSTTAIVTYHPVAKYFSA; encoded by the coding sequence ATGAATAGTTTGTTTCTATCTCGACTGCATAGCCCAGAACGCCCAGTAATTGTATTTGACGGCGCGATGGGGACGAATTTACAATCGCAAAACTTGACGGCTGAGGATTTCGGCGGTTCCCAGTACGAAGGCTGTAATGAATATCTCGTCCATACTAATCCCGAAGCAGTGGCAAAAGTGCATCGCGACTTCTTCGCTGCTGGTGCGGACGTGGTGGAAACCGATACCTTTGGCGGGACATCCATCGTTTTAGCAGAGTATGACTTAGCGGATAAAGCCTATTATTTAAATAAAACCGCAGCAGAACTTGCCAAGCGAGTAGCCGCAGAATTTTCTACCCCAGAAAAACCACGCTTTGTAGCGGGTTCGATGGGACCTGGAACCAAACTGCCAACTTTGGGACACATCGACTTCGACACGATGAAAACGGCTTACGTCGAACAAGCCGAAGCCTTGTATGATGGTGGTGTCGATCTATTCATTGTCGAGACGTGTCAAGACGTACTGCAAATTAAAGCAGCCTTGAATGCGATCGAAGAAGTGTTTGCTAAAAAAGGCGAACGCCGTCCCTTAATGGTTTCTGTAACGATGGAATCGATGGGGACGATGCTAGTTGGAACGGAAATCAACGCCGCGCTAACAATTCTAGAACCCTATAAAATTGACATTCTCGGTCTGAACTGCGCCACGGGTCCAGACTTGATGAAACCACACATTAAATATTTGTCTGAACATTCGCCTTTTATCGTTTCCTGTATTCCTAACGCGGGTTTACCGGAAAACGTCGGCGGACAAGCGCATTATCGTCTTACACCGACAGAATTGCGGATGCATTTGATGCATTTTGTGGAAGATTTGGGTGTCCAAGTAATCGGGGGTTGCTGTGGGACACGTCCAGCACACATTCAACAACTGGCTGAAATTGCTAAAGAATTAAAACCAGGGGTGAGAAATCCGCAACTAGAACCCGCAGCAGCATCGATTTATAGCACTCAACCCTACGAGCAAGATAACTCTTTCCTCATAGTCGGGGAACGCTTAAACGCCAGTGGTTCTAAAAAGTGCCGCGATTTACTCAACGCAGAAGATTGGGATGGATTAGTATCGATGGCAAGGGCGCAGGTTAAAGAAGGCGCGCACGTCCTCGATGTTAACGTGGATTATGTAGGACGAGATGGCGAACGGGATATGCACGAATTAGTGTCCCGTTTGGTGAATAATGTCACTCTACCTTTGATGCTAGACTCTACAGAATGGCAAAAGATGGAGGCGGGATTAAAGGTAGCTGGGGGTAAATGCATCCTCAACTCCACCAACTATGAAGATGGGGAAGAAAGATTCCTCAAAGTTTTGGAATTGGCGAAAAGGTATGGCGCTGGTGTCGTCATTGGTACGATTGATGAAGACGGGATGGCACGGACGGCAGATAAAAAGTTTGAAATTGCCCAGCGTGCCTACAGACAAGCAGTAGAATACGGCATTCCTGCCCGCGAAATCTTTTTTGATACGCTTTGTTTACCAATTTCGACGGGGATTGAAGAAGATAGAAAAAATGGTAAGGCGACAATTGAAGCGGTGCGTCGCATTCGTCAGGAATTACCAGGCTGTCATATTATGTTGGGTGTTTCCAACGTTTCCTTTGGTTTGAATCCAGCAGCGCGGATCGTACTCAATTCCATGTTCCTACACGAAGCAATGCAGGTAGGCATGGATGGGGCGATCGTCAGTGCAAGTAAAATTTTACCATTGGCAAAGATTGAGGAAAAACATCAAGAAATTTGCCGTCAGCTGATTTACGACGATCGCAAATTTGAAGGTGATGTCTGCGTTTACGACCCCTTAACTGAGTTGACGACGCTATTTGAAGGGGTAACAACGAAGCGCGATAAAGGTGTAGATGAAAATCTTCCGATTGAAGAACGCCTCAAACGTCACATCATCGACGGCGAACGGATTGGTTTAGAACAAGCCTTAGCCGAAGCCATGAAGCAATATCCACCTTTGGATATTATCAATGTCTATCTACTTGATGGCATGAAAGTTGTCGGCGAACTGTTTGGTTCGGGACAAATGCAACTCCCGTTCGTGTTGCAGTCGGCGGAGACGATGAAAGCAGCCGTGGCTTATCTCGAACCCCACATGGAAAAGTCGGAAGGTGGTAACAGCGCCAAAGGAACCTTTATTATTGCTACGGTGAAGGGTGATGTCCACGACATCGGCAAGAATTTGGTAGATATCATCCTGTCCAACAACGGCTACAAGGTGATTAACCTGGGAATTAAGCAGCCTGTAGAAAATATCATCAATGCTTACGAACAGCACAAGGCTGATTGTATTGCCATGAGTGGCTTGTTGGTAAAATCCACCGCCTTCATGAAAGAGAACTTGGCGACATTCAACGAAAAAGGAATTACCGTTCCGGTAATTTTAGGTGGTGCGGCGCTAACACCTAAGTTTGTCTATGAAGATTGCCAAAACACTTACAAAGGTAAAGTCGTTTACGGCAAAGATGCTTTTTCAGATTTGCATTTCATGGATAAATTAATGCCAGCGAAGGCTACAAGTCAATGGGACGATCTTAAAGGCTTTTTGGGTGAATCGGCTGACGCGGAAGTAAACGGGAACGGACACAAAGAACCTGCTATGGAATCCCCTGTACGGGCGCACAGCAGTGCGCCCGTACCTACCGAAATTGATACCAAGAGATCCGAAGCAGTAGCAGTAGACATAGAACGTCCGACACCGCCTTTCTGGGGGACAAAACTGCTGCAACCGCAAGATATTCCTTGGAATGAAATCTTCTGGCATTTAGATTTACAGGCTTTAATTGCCGGACAATGGCAATTTCGCAAGCCAAAGGAACAATCTAAGGAAGAATATCAGGCTTTCTTGAATGAGAAAGTCTATCCAATTCTAGAAGATTGGAAGCAAAAGATTGTCGCTGAAAATCTCTTGCACCCACAAGTGATTTATGGGTACTTCCCCTGTCAATCAGAAGGAAATACATTATGTGTATACGATCCACAAAACCATTCCCAACAGGTAACGACATTCGAGTTTCCCAGACAAAAATCCTTGCGCCGTCTGTGTATTGCCGATTTCTTCGCGCCGAAGGAGTCGGGAATTATTGATGTCTTTCCCATGCAAGCGGTGACAGTAGGACACATTGCTACAGAATACGCTCAAAAGCTATTTGCAGCCAACCAGTATACAGATTATCTCTACTTCCACGGGTTAGCGGTGCAATTGGCGGAAGCTTTAGCAGAGTGGACGCACGCCAGAATCAGGCGCGAATTGGGATTTGAGGCTGAAGAACCGGATAACATTCGAGATATGCTGGCGCAACGCTATCGCGGTTCGCGCTACAGCTTTGGTTATCCTGCGTGTCCGAATATTCAGGATCAATACAAGCAACTGGATTTGTTAGATACAAAACGGATCGATTTGTATATGGATGAAAGCGAGCAACTTTATCCCGAACAATCTACCACTGCCATTGTGACCTATCACCCAGTCGCAAAATACTTTAGTGCTTAA
- a CDS encoding LysR family transcriptional regulator, producing MEFRQLKYFVAVAEELHFGRASETLHLSQPALSKQIQALENSLEIQLLERTKHWVKLTPAGQKFLETARRVLREVEEGIQVTRQVADGQSGRVRIGLTEATLFSLAPKIFSTYRERYPQVDLILSSGGTEAHVEQLRTHQIDVGLVYLPIREPSLAIYPLYEETYIAALSASHPLARQKQLSIASLADQPLVGYPRSLAPVLYADFIKCCERAGFVPNIVQEAALAQTRLGLAAAGVGIAFVLADLQNLSAKGVVYRPLSDDFPKLKLAVAWRQNESSPVVQEFIKVIRAIVLSQLSA from the coding sequence ATGGAGTTCCGCCAACTCAAATATTTTGTCGCGGTGGCTGAAGAACTACATTTCGGTCGGGCATCTGAGACATTGCACTTGAGCCAACCTGCATTAAGCAAACAAATTCAAGCGTTGGAAAATAGCTTAGAAATTCAATTATTGGAACGCACCAAACACTGGGTAAAGTTAACTCCAGCCGGACAGAAATTTCTCGAAACAGCACGCCGAGTTCTACGTGAGGTAGAAGAAGGCATACAAGTTACAAGACAGGTAGCTGACGGGCAAAGCGGACGGGTGAGGATTGGCTTGACTGAAGCAACGCTGTTTAGCCTTGCGCCAAAAATTTTCAGCACGTACCGAGAGCGTTATCCGCAGGTTGATTTGATCTTAAGTAGTGGTGGAACGGAAGCCCATGTCGAGCAATTACGCACTCACCAAATTGATGTTGGGCTTGTTTATCTGCCGATCCGCGAACCGTCTCTTGCCATCTATCCGTTATATGAAGAGACATACATCGCTGCACTGTCAGCATCCCATCCGCTGGCTAGACAAAAACAACTATCCATAGCATCACTTGCCGACCAACCCCTGGTTGGATATCCGCGATCGCTTGCTCCTGTGCTGTATGCTGATTTTATTAAATGCTGCGAACGAGCGGGGTTTGTTCCCAACATCGTGCAAGAGGCTGCACTCGCTCAAACTCGCTTGGGATTAGCAGCCGCCGGAGTTGGCATTGCATTTGTGCTTGCCGATTTACAAAACTTGAGCGCGAAAGGAGTGGTTTACCGACCTTTATCCGATGATTTTCCTAAGTTAAAATTGGCTGTAGCGTGGCGACAGAACGAATCTTCACCTGTCGTACAAGAGTTTATTAAGGTAATTAGAGCAATAGTATTGTCACAGCTATCCGCGTAA
- a CDS encoding PAS domain S-box protein, with product MSQILNVFEGDRLQQVSAPETTPGMVLQLADGTIAACNPRAAEILGYTTEQLIGATTFAPLWQSVHEDGSPFELEEYPAIAAWRSRQPVTNVVMGFYRPDGKLAWLKLDAQPLFQANESVPYSVVTTIWDVTPEQQLTTGRSLLDREALNPQLIELESIYTTAPIGLCFVDSGLRFVRINRYLADINGLPISAHIGRTLREILPEQADELEPLYRQAIASGEPRLNLEFHGINRAQPGVKRDWIVSLNPLKQADGRVLGVNVMVQEVTERQRLEQDLREANQRIVTAWESMTDAYLALDREWRITYVNQAASQLVKQLTNLEPEAFLGKTQWEIFPWTIGQVVEQQYRRAMTERVAVHFEVLYEPTGNWFEAHAYPSVEGLGVYFREISDRKQAEIDLRDSEHRYRMLFETIDEGFCVCEMLFDENGKPIDYRFLEINPAFEKMTGLQQAVGKTARQLVPNLEASWFEMYGKVALTGETVRFENCSEAMNRWFDVNAFRIGEAQDRRFAILFTNISDRKHAEAALQSSEERLRLALEASKQGMWFWDLESDTLAWTTQCKALFGLAADAKVTYSVFLNALHPSDRQRTHEAVTQAIDNRVDYDVEYRTQWADGTVRWIAAKGRCTYNAAGQAIYMMGVALDIDERKQAELSLQERHARLNLLYETTNGLLSAEQPLNFISSLFDKLSLQLDLQYYFNFMVEERHNRQMLRLQSYAGISTAAAAAIEWLEFGQGICGLVAQECQQIVVNNVQQSTLPNAYIVRSLSITAYVSQPLIVRGRLLGTLSFASSTRTSFTSEEIALMKAATDQIAVAIERAHLIDSLQQQAQQLIQTNRLKDEFLAVLSHELRSPLNPILGWVKLLQTRKFDEIKTAEALATIERNAQLQVQLIEDLLDISRFMRGKIAFTAAPVSLAYVISSALETVRLAAEAKNIQLQVMLASPTLQVFGDVTRLQQVVWNLLSNGIKFTPHGGRVEISLKEVGSREQGAEGRELREKKHVPLSFPTPDSPKFAQIQVTDTGKGISPEFLPYVFEYFRQEDGSTTRKFGGLGLGLAIAKQIVEMHGGTISADSQGEGRGTTCTVQIPLMQNPRILSDAIAEPASQIINSISLANVRVLLVDDDADTCKFLSTVLEENDAIVTTATSAAEALQILERSRPDLLLSDIGMPETDGYELIRTIRSSSSVPAIPAIALTAYAQDVDRERAIAAGFQRHFAKPLDVEAVISSIAELVQQKTHKF from the coding sequence GTGTCTCAGATTTTAAACGTGTTTGAGGGCGATCGCTTACAACAAGTTTCTGCTCCAGAAACAACCCCAGGCATGGTACTGCAACTGGCGGATGGCACGATCGCCGCTTGTAACCCTAGAGCCGCAGAGATTTTGGGCTATACTACCGAGCAATTAATTGGTGCAACTACGTTCGCTCCGCTTTGGCAGAGCGTTCATGAAGATGGTTCGCCGTTTGAGCTAGAAGAATATCCAGCGATCGCGGCTTGGAGATCGAGACAGCCTGTAACAAATGTTGTCATGGGCTTTTATCGTCCAGATGGAAAATTAGCGTGGCTGAAGTTAGATGCACAGCCCTTATTTCAAGCTAATGAATCCGTACCATATTCCGTAGTGACAACGATTTGGGATGTCACGCCAGAACAACAATTGACGACCGGGCGATCGCTCCTAGATCGAGAGGCACTCAACCCACAACTGATTGAACTAGAATCGATTTATACCACTGCCCCAATTGGTTTGTGCTTCGTCGATTCAGGCTTACGGTTCGTTCGCATCAATCGATACTTAGCAGATATCAACGGTTTACCGATTTCAGCACACATTGGGCGCACTTTGCGGGAGATTTTGCCAGAACAGGCAGATGAGTTAGAGCCATTGTATCGGCAGGCGATCGCCTCTGGCGAACCCAGGCTAAATCTTGAGTTTCATGGCATTAATCGCGCCCAACCAGGAGTCAAGCGGGATTGGATCGTCAGCTTAAACCCATTGAAGCAGGCAGACGGACGGGTGCTTGGTGTCAATGTCATGGTGCAGGAAGTGACGGAGCGCCAGCGTTTGGAGCAAGATTTGCGCGAAGCAAATCAGCGAATCGTTACTGCTTGGGAAAGCATGACCGATGCTTATTTGGCGCTCGATCGCGAGTGGCGGATTACCTACGTCAATCAGGCAGCAAGTCAATTGGTAAAACAATTGACGAACCTAGAACCCGAAGCATTTTTGGGTAAAACGCAATGGGAAATTTTTCCTTGGACAATCGGTCAAGTTGTCGAGCAGCAATATCGACGGGCGATGACAGAACGGGTGGCGGTACATTTTGAAGTTTTGTACGAGCCGACCGGGAATTGGTTTGAAGCTCATGCCTATCCCTCGGTGGAGGGTTTGGGAGTCTATTTTCGCGAAATTAGCGATCGCAAACAAGCTGAAATAGACTTGCGCGACAGCGAGCATCGATATCGCATGTTGTTCGAGACAATTGACGAAGGTTTCTGTGTTTGCGAAATGTTATTTGACGAGAACGGCAAACCAATCGATTACCGTTTCCTCGAAATCAATCCAGCATTTGAAAAGATGACGGGACTCCAGCAAGCAGTGGGCAAAACAGCACGGCAACTCGTACCAAATCTCGAAGCCTCTTGGTTTGAGATGTACGGTAAAGTGGCACTGACAGGCGAAACCGTGCGGTTTGAAAATTGCTCTGAAGCAATGAATCGGTGGTTCGATGTCAACGCCTTCCGCATTGGTGAAGCTCAAGATCGCAGGTTTGCCATTCTATTCACCAACATCAGCGATCGCAAACATGCCGAAGCAGCTCTACAGTCGAGCGAGGAGCGCCTGCGGCTGGCGCTAGAAGCTTCTAAACAGGGGATGTGGTTCTGGGATTTAGAGAGCGATACTTTGGCCTGGACAACTCAGTGTAAAGCATTGTTTGGTCTGGCAGCAGACGCGAAAGTCACTTACTCGGTGTTTCTGAATGCGCTACATCCAAGCGATCGCCAGCGAACGCATGAAGCTGTTACTCAAGCGATTGACAATCGCGTTGACTATGACGTTGAGTATCGAACTCAATGGGCAGATGGTACGGTACGCTGGATTGCTGCTAAGGGACGCTGCACGTATAACGCAGCTGGACAGGCGATTTATATGATGGGAGTGGCGTTAGATATCGACGAGCGCAAGCAGGCAGAACTGTCACTCCAAGAGCGTCACGCCAGATTGAATTTGCTTTACGAAACAACCAATGGGCTACTTTCAGCAGAGCAACCTCTCAACTTCATCAGCAGCTTGTTTGACAAACTCTCTCTCCAACTAGATTTACAGTATTACTTCAACTTCATGGTTGAGGAACGCCATAACCGTCAGATGCTACGCTTGCAATCCTATGCAGGAATTTCCACAGCAGCAGCAGCAGCAATTGAGTGGCTGGAATTTGGTCAAGGGATCTGTGGCTTAGTGGCACAAGAATGTCAGCAAATTGTCGTAAATAACGTCCAGCAGTCTACCTTGCCAAATGCCTATATTGTCCGTTCGCTGAGCATCACAGCGTATGTAAGCCAGCCCCTAATCGTGCGGGGACGGCTATTAGGCACGCTCTCCTTCGCTAGCAGCACCCGCACCAGCTTCACCTCAGAAGAGATTGCCCTGATGAAAGCCGCCACCGATCAAATTGCTGTGGCGATCGAACGCGCCCATTTAATCGATTCGTTGCAGCAGCAAGCCCAACAATTGATTCAAACCAATCGCCTTAAAGACGAATTTTTGGCAGTGCTGTCTCATGAATTGCGATCGCCCCTCAACCCCATTTTGGGCTGGGTTAAGCTTTTACAAACGCGCAAATTTGATGAAATCAAGACCGCTGAAGCATTAGCTACAATCGAACGCAACGCTCAATTACAAGTCCAACTGATTGAAGACCTGCTCGATATTTCTCGCTTCATGCGCGGCAAAATCGCGTTCACTGCCGCTCCCGTCAGTCTTGCTTACGTCATTTCATCCGCTTTGGAAACTGTGAGACTGGCAGCCGAAGCAAAAAACATTCAACTGCAAGTCATGCTTGCATCACCCACATTGCAAGTCTTCGGCGATGTTACCCGCTTGCAGCAAGTCGTATGGAACCTGCTATCCAACGGCATCAAATTCACTCCCCACGGCGGGCGAGTCGAGATCTCGCTCAAAGAGGTAGGGAGCAGGGAGCAGGGAGCTGAGGGAAGAGAGCTGAGGGAGAAAAAACACGTCCCACTCTCTTTCCCGACTCCCGACTCCCCAAAATTTGCCCAAATCCAAGTCACAGACACGGGTAAGGGTATTAGTCCCGAATTTTTGCCATATGTTTTTGAGTATTTCCGCCAAGAAGACGGCTCTACTACGCGCAAATTTGGTGGCTTAGGGCTGGGGCTGGCGATCGCCAAACAAATCGTCGAAATGCACGGTGGCACAATTAGCGCAGATAGTCAAGGTGAAGGACGAGGCACAACCTGCACTGTTCAAATTCCTCTGATGCAAAATCCACGCATCCTATCAGATGCGATCGCAGAACCCGCTTCCCAAATAATTAACTCTATTTCTCTCGCTAACGTGCGAGTTCTGCTCGTCGATGATGATGCCGATACGTGCAAATTTCTCAGCACTGTTCTAGAAGAAAATGATGCGATCGTGACTACCGCCACCTCTGCCGCAGAAGCATTACAAATCCTCGAACGATCGCGCCCCGATCTTCTTCTCAGCGATATTGGAATGCCAGAAACAGACGGCTACGAGCTAATTCGTACGATTCGCTCTTCGTCATCAGTGCCAGCGATTCCTGCCATTGCGCTAACGGCTTATGCTCAAGATGTAGATCGGGAGCGGGCGATCGCCGCCGGATTTCAGCGTCATTTTGCCAAACCCCTTGATGTAGAAGCAGTAATATCTTCGATCGCTGAATTAGTGCAACAGAAGACTCACAAGTTCTGA
- a CDS encoding SDR family NAD(P)-dependent oxidoreductase: protein MKRNNTRSPSRRQLIQTGIASVAGAATVGLTNKRVSAQKVDESTPQRSSSGDRFAGKVVLITGATSGIGRAAAIAFAREGAAVGFCGRREALGREIVAEIQKEGGKAVYVRADVQKANEVAAFVEKVVNTYGRLDIAFNNAGIAPRKPLHEISEQEWDEVIDTNLKGVWLSMKYEIPHMMRNKSGVIINTSSIHQVATRPNMSHYAASKHGMLGLTQAAAMEYGQAGIRVVEVAPGVTDTRLFRDTPGGKTPEGRKRVDESIAGLKRIAQPEEIAKPVLWLASDDSAYITGNTLLVDGGIVAGLRG, encoded by the coding sequence ATGAAACGCAACAACACGCGATCGCCTAGCCGTCGTCAACTCATTCAAACGGGAATTGCCAGCGTTGCTGGAGCTGCTACTGTGGGATTGACAAATAAAAGAGTTTCTGCTCAGAAAGTGGATGAATCTACACCTCAACGCTCTAGTTCTGGCGATCGCTTTGCGGGAAAAGTTGTCTTAATTACGGGGGCAACTTCTGGAATCGGTCGTGCAGCCGCGATCGCTTTTGCGCGTGAAGGGGCTGCTGTCGGCTTTTGCGGAAGACGGGAAGCATTAGGGCGCGAAATCGTAGCAGAAATCCAAAAAGAGGGCGGTAAAGCTGTGTATGTCCGCGCTGACGTACAAAAAGCAAATGAAGTAGCAGCTTTTGTCGAAAAAGTTGTCAATACCTACGGTCGTCTCGATATTGCTTTTAATAACGCTGGAATTGCGCCTCGAAAGCCATTGCACGAAATCTCAGAGCAAGAATGGGATGAGGTGATAGACACCAACCTTAAAGGTGTTTGGTTGTCGATGAAGTACGAGATTCCGCACATGATGCGTAACAAAAGCGGTGTCATCATCAACACTTCATCGATCCATCAGGTTGCCACTCGTCCGAATATGTCGCATTATGCTGCCAGCAAACACGGAATGCTGGGTTTAACTCAAGCCGCAGCAATGGAATATGGGCAAGCAGGCATTCGCGTTGTTGAAGTTGCACCTGGAGTTACAGATACTAGATTATTTCGCGATACTCCAGGTGGCAAGACTCCAGAAGGACGCAAGCGAGTAGACGAATCGATTGCTGGACTCAAGCGAATCGCTCAACCTGAAGAAATTGCTAAGCCCGTGCTGTGGTTAGCATCAGATGATTCTGCCTATATTACTGGTAATACATTACTGGTTGATGGTGGAATCGTTGCAGGATTACGCGGATAG